One window from the genome of Anolis sagrei isolate rAnoSag1 chromosome 4, rAnoSag1.mat, whole genome shotgun sequence encodes:
- the RIPK1 gene encoding receptor-interacting serine/threonine-protein kinase 1, whose product MSLVDIQMSSADLLHKEQLDAGGFGMISLCSHKSHGLVILKTVYTGPQRKECNNSLLEEGRIMHKLQHDRVVKLLGVILEDGNYSLVMEYLAKGNLMSVLKATSIPLPLKGRFIFEIIEGMLYLTEQGLVHKDLKPENILVDEDFHIKIADLGVACFKNWSRLTKEETSRQRKIKCSSQSNAGTLFYMAPEHLRHINTIPVEKSDVYSFGIVLWAIFACKEPYENAVNDLHVCFCIMNGERPLKEEVKNKCPEEIITLMEQSWSQEPEERPTFAEINTIYKPFYQEHYEKYVEDDVRKIKEVYPEPIEVVKRMQSLQVDAVAEPPSNSAPTDLPSSLHSSQHLGNNTVDETQFAACPVNEPVESCENAVDPSVTLERKLQDELNYHTHGSRMDRQENHSASHSAAAWNEKRRMKVSHDPFTKGPAVPRAQESNSVSGINPSNAFGGPYGFPWPSSPAGTAPENGNPTLDQMNPNEARPSHSRSFGAEELYRSHSTSPFSYYKTPVPESEIDRFPHDVPTSLSTQTGLRESRPVKKKNFAYTASPMDNTGEPPRFNIFNSTGIQIGSYNHLEIKDQSLPSIPPAPVLYNSKAYHDLFKSTTVVSDTHLNIVRDNVGKHWKDCARKLGFSNAELDEIDHDYERDGLKEKVYQMFQRWLMRQGSKGATVGKLALALHACHRIDLLNSLVKINKESK is encoded by the exons GTGTAATAATTCTCTTCTAGAAGAAGGCAGAATTATGCACAAATTACAACATGACCGTGTGGTCAAGCTTCTGGGCGTCATTTTGGAAGATGGGAACTACTCCCTTGTGATGGAATACTTAGCCAAAGGAAACTTGATGTCGGTACTCAAGGCA ACTTCTATTCCTTTGCCCTTGAAAGGACGCTTCATCTTTGAGATAATTGAAGGGATGCTTTATTTAACTGAGCAGGGCTTAGTACACAAGGACCTCAAACCAGAAAACATCCTTGTAGATGAAGACTTTCATATCAAG ATAGCAGACCTTGGTGTAGCTTGCTTCAAAAACTGGAGCAGACTGACGAAAGAGGAGACCAGCCGGCAAAGGAAGATCAAGTGCAGCTCCCAGAGCAATGCCGGCACCCTTTTCTATATGGCTCCAGAGCATTTGCGACATATCAACACTATACCGGTGGAGAAGTCCGACGTCTACAGCTTTGGCATTGTATTATGGGCCATTTTTGCCTGCAAAGAGCCTTACGAGA ATGCTGTAAATGACTTGCACGTGTGCTTTTGTATCATGAACGGGGAGAGGCCACTTAAGGaagaagtaaaaaataaatgccCAGAGGAAATTATTACTTTAATGGAACAATCCTGGAGTCAAGAGCCAGAGGAACGCCCAACCTTTGCAG aaatcaatacaatatacaagcCATTTTACCAAGAGCATTATGAAAAGTATGTTGAAGATGATGTGAGGAAAATAAAA GAAGTGTATCCTGAACCAATTGAAGTTGTTAAAAGGATGCAGTCCCTCCAAGTAGATGCTGTGGCAGAACCACCAAGTAACAGTGCCCCaactg ATCTTCCCAGTTCACTGCACAGCTCTCAGCACCTTGGGAACAACACTGTGGATGAGACCCAGTTTGCCGCTTGTCCGGTGAATGAACCCGTGGAGAGCTGTGAAAATGCCGTTGATCCCTCAGTAACCTTGGAGAGGAAACTGCAAGATGAGCTGAACTACCATACGCATGGCAGCCGAATGGACAGGCAGGAGAACCATTCTGCGTCACACAGCGCTGCGGCGTGGAAtgaaaagagaaggatgaaggtGTCCCATGACCCGTTTACAAAGGGACCCGCTGTCCCTCGGGCACAAGAGTCAAACTCTGTCTCTGGTATCAATCCTAGTAATGCCTTTGGGGGCCCTTATGGTTTTCCTTGGCCATCATCACCAGCTGGGACAGCTCCAGAAAATGGAAATCCGACATTGGATCAAATGAATCCTAATGAGGCAAGGCCTTCACATTCCAGATCATTCGGTGCCGAAGAGCTGTATAGATCGCACTCAACCAGTCCTTTTAGTTACTATAAAACACCTGTACCAGAATCGGAAATAGATAGATTTCCTCATGATGTACCTACAAGCCTAAGTACTCAAACTG GTCTAAGGGAATCAAGGCCCGTTAAGAAGAAGAACTTTGCCTATACAGCCTCACCCATGGATAATACAg GAGAACCTCCACGTTTCAACATATTTAACAGTACTGGAATTCAAATAGGCTCTTACAACCACTTGGAAATTAAAGACCAGTCACTGCCCAGCATACCTCCAGCTCCTGTTCTCTATAATAGCAAAGCCTACCATGATCTATTCA AGAGCACCACTGTTGTTTCTGACACACATCTCAACATCGTAAGGGACAATGTGGGAAAGCACTGGAAAGACTGTGCCCGTAAACTGGGTTTCAGTAATGCAGAGTTGGATGAAATTGACCATGACTACGAACGTGATGGACTCAAAGAGAAAGTTTACCAAATGTTTCAGCGGTGGCTAATGCGACAAGGCAGCAAAGGGGCAACCGTGGGGAAGCTGGCCTTAGCTCTCCATGCGTGCCACAGGATAGACCTTTTGAACAGTCTTGTCAAAATTAACAAGGAGTCGAAATGA